From a single Paraburkholderia youngii genomic region:
- a CDS encoding efflux RND transporter periplasmic adaptor subunit yields the protein MQLTRVEPADASAIRIFTGRVEQTSISPLAFEVSGRVVQIAVLEGASVKRGQVIARIDEEPYKLQLQRANAQYQQLSDNLKRQAVLHKDGILSQAAYEQLSAATDAARAARDMASRDLRNSRLVAPFDGRIARRNIEIQQVVQAGAPAFNLENIGRVDVGVDLPQSIAERLFVDKTLRAEAWLPERPQNRFPLVFRERTTQTSPTSAAYRLVFSIEGPHSAMLLPGMALRVQISDTARQVAQNDNQGYFAIPIAAVSIGADGQRSLWRYDAASGRVHAVPVSVREIRNDDAVVAGAVAEGDRVVAGGSQFMKEGMAVRPMDAPQ from the coding sequence GTGCAGCTCACAAGGGTCGAACCGGCCGACGCCTCCGCGATTCGCATATTTACCGGGCGAGTCGAGCAGACCAGCATCTCGCCGCTCGCCTTCGAAGTATCGGGCCGCGTCGTGCAGATCGCGGTGCTCGAAGGCGCATCCGTGAAACGCGGGCAGGTGATCGCGCGTATCGATGAAGAACCCTACAAGCTGCAACTGCAACGCGCGAACGCGCAGTATCAGCAACTGAGCGACAACCTGAAGCGTCAGGCGGTGCTGCACAAGGACGGGATTCTGTCACAGGCTGCTTATGAGCAGCTGTCGGCTGCCACGGACGCCGCACGCGCAGCACGCGACATGGCGAGCCGCGACTTGCGCAATAGCCGGCTCGTCGCGCCATTCGACGGCCGGATCGCTCGCCGCAACATCGAGATCCAGCAGGTCGTGCAGGCTGGCGCACCCGCTTTCAATCTGGAAAACATCGGGCGTGTCGATGTCGGCGTCGATCTGCCTCAGAGCATTGCCGAACGGCTGTTCGTCGACAAGACGCTGAGAGCCGAGGCGTGGCTGCCCGAGCGGCCGCAGAACCGCTTCCCGCTAGTGTTCCGCGAACGGACCACGCAGACCTCGCCGACTTCGGCCGCCTACCGGCTCGTGTTCTCGATCGAGGGACCGCATAGCGCCATGCTGTTACCCGGCATGGCGTTGCGGGTACAGATTTCCGACACGGCCCGGCAAGTCGCGCAAAACGACAATCAAGGCTACTTCGCGATTCCGATCGCGGCGGTCTCGATCGGCGCGGACGGTCAGCGCAGTCTGTGGCGCTACGATGCGGCGTCCGGCCGTGTGCATGCGGTGCCGGTCAGCGTGCGCGAAATTCGCAATGACGATGCGGTCGTCGCGGGTGCGGTCGCGGAGGGCGACCGGGTGGTGGCGGGCGGCTCGCAGTTCATGAAAGAGGGAATGGCGGTCCGTCCAATGGATGCGCCTCAATGA